A genomic stretch from Thermoflexus sp. includes:
- a CDS encoding BMP family lipoprotein — protein sequence MVPHRYRWVVASLFLSIALTLAACAQPATPAPTPAPATATAPAAPQPTPTPAPARPTPTAAPKEIIFGMLLVGPYNDRGWSQAHFEAGKYVEKKLPGAKMLYIDKVNPADRPGTTASQLAEELVAKGAKVIIFNSDDHKDEAIKFAKAHPDIVVIHASGDDAWKEGKNYKGIPNLANVMGQMEYGKMIAGCAAALTTQTGKIGYLGPLINDETRRLAASAYLGAKYCWEKYWGKRAADLKFKVTWIGFWFHIPGVTADPTQVAQDFINSGYDVIISGIDTTEALREAAKATQAGKKVWAIPYDYIGACEEAPDVCLGVPYFNWGPSYLAHIKAVLEGNWKPSWDWVGPDWKDINNPDTSHVGFVKEKALSPEASAKLDEFIKGLGDGSIQLWKGPIRLQDGTLYVEEGKVATPQQIWYLPQLLEGMEGQSVPTK from the coding sequence ATGGTTCCTCATCGGTATCGCTGGGTCGTCGCAAGCCTCTTCCTGAGCATCGCCCTGACCCTGGCGGCGTGCGCCCAGCCGGCCACGCCTGCTCCAACGCCTGCCCCTGCGACCGCGACCGCCCCTGCCGCTCCACAACCCACCCCTACGCCCGCTCCAGCCCGGCCCACCCCCACCGCTGCGCCGAAGGAGATCATCTTCGGAATGCTGCTGGTGGGCCCGTATAACGATCGGGGCTGGAGCCAGGCCCACTTTGAAGCGGGCAAGTATGTGGAGAAAAAGCTTCCCGGCGCGAAAATGCTTTATATCGATAAGGTGAATCCCGCCGACCGTCCGGGGACCACCGCCTCTCAGCTGGCGGAGGAGCTGGTGGCGAAAGGCGCGAAGGTGATCATCTTCAACTCCGATGACCACAAGGACGAGGCCATCAAGTTTGCTAAGGCGCATCCGGATATCGTGGTGATCCATGCCTCGGGGGACGACGCCTGGAAGGAAGGGAAGAACTACAAGGGCATCCCCAACCTGGCCAACGTGATGGGCCAGATGGAGTATGGAAAGATGATCGCCGGTTGCGCGGCGGCTCTCACAACCCAGACGGGCAAGATCGGCTATCTGGGGCCGCTGATCAACGATGAGACCCGACGTCTGGCCGCCTCCGCCTACCTGGGGGCGAAATATTGCTGGGAGAAGTATTGGGGCAAGCGGGCGGCCGATCTGAAATTCAAGGTGACCTGGATCGGCTTCTGGTTCCATATCCCCGGCGTGACCGCTGATCCCACCCAGGTGGCCCAGGATTTCATCAACTCCGGCTACGATGTGATCATCTCCGGCATCGACACCACGGAGGCCCTGCGGGAAGCCGCCAAGGCCACGCAGGCAGGCAAGAAGGTGTGGGCGATCCCCTATGATTACATCGGCGCTTGCGAGGAAGCCCCCGATGTCTGCCTGGGAGTGCCTTACTTCAACTGGGGTCCGTCCTATCTGGCCCACATCAAGGCCGTCCTGGAAGGCAATTGGAAACCGTCCTGGGACTGGGTAGGGCCAGACTGGAAGGACATCAACAACCCGGATACGAGCCACGTCGGCTTCGTGAAGGAGAAGGCATTAAGCCCGGAGGCATCCGCCAAGCTGGATGAGTTCATCAAGGGCCTGGGGGATGGCTCCATCCAGCTCTGGAAGGGGCCGATCCGGCTCCAGGATGGCACGCTTTATGTGGAGGAAGGAAAGGTCGCCACTCCGCAGCAGATCTGGTATCTCCCGCAACTGCTGGAGGGGATGGAAGGCCAGAGCGTGCCGACCAAGTAG
- the dcd gene encoding dCTP deaminase: MGLKSDRWIREMALNHRMIEPFEESQVRPGVISYGLSSYGYDIRVADEFKVFTDVYSTIVDPKNFDPRSFVDVRGEVCVIPPNSFALARSVEYFRIPRNVLVVCVGKSTYARCGIIVNVTPLEPEWEGYLTLEISNTTPLPAKIYAYEGIAQVLFFEADEICERSYKDKGGRYQNQQGITIPRVR, encoded by the coding sequence ATGGGTCTGAAATCCGACCGCTGGATCCGCGAGATGGCCCTCAACCATCGGATGATCGAGCCTTTCGAAGAATCCCAGGTGCGGCCCGGCGTGATCTCCTACGGCCTTTCCTCCTATGGCTACGACATCCGGGTCGCGGATGAGTTCAAGGTTTTCACGGATGTTTACAGCACCATCGTGGATCCGAAGAATTTCGATCCTCGCTCTTTTGTGGATGTGCGGGGAGAGGTCTGTGTGATCCCGCCGAATTCCTTCGCCCTGGCCCGCAGTGTGGAATACTTCCGGATCCCTCGAAACGTCCTGGTTGTCTGCGTGGGGAAGTCCACCTACGCCCGGTGCGGGATCATCGTGAACGTCACCCCCCTGGAGCCGGAATGGGAGGGGTATCTCACCCTGGAGATCAGCAACACCACACCGCTGCCTGCAAAGATCTACGCTTACGAAGGGATCGCCCAGGTTCTTTTCTTCGAAGCCGATGAGATATGCGAGCGATCGTATAAAGATAAAGGCGGCCGGTATCAGAACCAGCAAGGCATCACGATCCCCCGGGTTCGTTAG